In one window of Dyella thiooxydans DNA:
- a CDS encoding carboxy terminal-processing peptidase yields MTLRPALALLIALTFAGSVPGAHAQDSAAPAGAATTAPAPKYATLPLEPTATEADAAQLSARFLTRFHYDAQPLDDAMSARIYKKYLDQLDGEKVFFTQEDLAKFAPLKTRLDDAIWNKDLSGPFSIFNLYVQRAKERMHYALGLLPKGFDFTKDESYVVDREKADWPKNQAELDNLWRERVKNDWLRLKLAGKDDADIRKTLTKRYNTLLDRIKQLDGEDAFQSFMTAYAETTDPHTDYLGPRLAENFDISMKLSLEGIGAVLQARDEYTQIREIVPGGPAAKSGKLHVGDRIVAIGQDNGPMVDVIGWRLDDVVAKIRGKKDTTVRLEILPADSGPDGKHELVTLVRKKVVVEEQAAKSKVIDVKDGDVSRKIGVIELPTFYADFAARAKGDPNYKSATRDVAKLLTKLKADGVQGVIVDLRNNGGGSLDEANELTGLFIDKGPVVQVRKADGDVEVEGDDQPGLAWSGPMAVLVNRGTASASEIFSAAIQDYGRGLVIGEPTFGKGTVQNLVDLDRFAQTDSEKPQMGELKMTIAEFFRINGGSTQLKGVTPDIQYPKNGDEKDFGESTYDNALPWTQIPPADYKPVADLKAYLPQLTQMHDARVAKSPAWKLMLDQLAQYKKMRDKTTISLNYDKRLAERKELDKIQADFLARRKAIDGDAVPSNPDSTLDDGLNANERSLKSELKAEKEAKDAKDVELDETAHILFDAIGLIQSNPKLAAEVLPYGGKFSERTVAAAPTPAAASAETRTKP; encoded by the coding sequence ATGACCCTCCGCCCCGCGCTCGCCCTGCTGATCGCCCTGACCTTTGCCGGCAGCGTCCCGGGCGCGCATGCCCAGGACAGCGCGGCGCCCGCCGGCGCCGCCACCACGGCACCGGCGCCGAAGTACGCCACGTTGCCGCTGGAGCCGACCGCCACCGAGGCGGACGCCGCCCAGCTTTCCGCGCGCTTCCTCACCCGCTTCCACTACGACGCGCAGCCGCTCGACGACGCGATGTCGGCGCGTATCTACAAGAAGTATCTCGACCAGCTCGACGGCGAGAAAGTGTTCTTCACCCAGGAGGACCTGGCCAAGTTCGCGCCGCTGAAGACCAGGCTGGACGACGCGATCTGGAACAAGGACCTCAGCGGCCCGTTCTCGATCTTCAATCTCTACGTGCAGCGCGCCAAGGAGCGCATGCACTACGCGCTGGGCCTGCTGCCCAAGGGCTTCGACTTCACCAAGGACGAAAGCTACGTCGTCGACCGAGAGAAGGCCGACTGGCCGAAGAACCAGGCCGAGCTGGACAACCTGTGGCGCGAGCGGGTGAAGAACGACTGGCTGCGCCTGAAGCTCGCCGGCAAGGACGACGCGGACATCCGCAAGACGCTCACCAAGCGCTACAACACGCTGCTCGACCGCATCAAGCAGCTCGACGGCGAGGACGCGTTCCAGAGCTTCATGACCGCGTACGCGGAGACCACCGACCCGCACACCGACTACCTCGGCCCGCGCCTGGCGGAGAACTTCGATATCTCGATGAAGCTCTCGCTGGAGGGCATCGGCGCGGTGCTGCAGGCGCGCGACGAATACACCCAGATCCGCGAGATCGTCCCGGGCGGCCCGGCGGCCAAGTCCGGCAAGCTGCACGTGGGCGACCGCATCGTGGCGATCGGCCAGGACAACGGCCCGATGGTCGATGTGATCGGTTGGCGGCTGGACGACGTGGTCGCCAAGATCCGCGGCAAGAAGGACACTACAGTGCGGCTGGAGATCCTGCCGGCCGACTCCGGCCCTGACGGCAAGCACGAGCTGGTCACGCTGGTGCGCAAGAAGGTCGTGGTGGAGGAGCAGGCCGCCAAGTCCAAGGTCATCGACGTGAAGGACGGCGACGTCAGCCGCAAGATCGGCGTGATCGAGTTGCCCACGTTCTATGCCGATTTCGCCGCCCGCGCCAAGGGCGACCCGAACTACAAGAGCGCCACCCGCGACGTCGCCAAGCTGCTCACCAAGCTCAAGGCCGATGGCGTGCAGGGCGTGATCGTCGACCTGCGCAACAACGGCGGCGGTTCGCTGGACGAGGCCAATGAGCTCACCGGCCTGTTCATCGACAAGGGCCCGGTGGTGCAGGTGCGCAAGGCCGACGGTGACGTCGAGGTGGAAGGCGACGACCAGCCGGGTCTGGCCTGGAGCGGCCCGATGGCCGTGCTGGTCAACCGTGGCACTGCCTCGGCCTCGGAGATCTTCTCCGCGGCGATCCAGGACTACGGCCGCGGCCTGGTGATCGGTGAGCCGACCTTCGGCAAGGGCACCGTGCAGAACCTGGTCGACCTCGACCGCTTCGCGCAGACCGACAGCGAAAAGCCGCAGATGGGCGAGCTGAAGATGACCATCGCGGAGTTCTTCCGCATCAATGGCGGCTCCACCCAGCTCAAGGGCGTGACGCCGGACATCCAGTACCCGAAGAATGGCGACGAGAAGGATTTCGGCGAGTCGACCTACGACAACGCGCTGCCTTGGACCCAGATCCCGCCGGCCGACTACAAGCCGGTGGCGGACCTGAAGGCCTACCTGCCCCAGCTCACGCAGATGCACGACGCACGCGTGGCCAAGTCGCCGGCGTGGAAGCTGATGCTCGACCAGCTCGCGCAGTACAAGAAGATGCGCGACAAGACCACCATCTCGCTCAACTACGACAAGCGTCTGGCCGAGCGCAAGGAGCTGGACAAGATCCAGGCCGACTTCCTGGCCCGCCGCAAGGCGATCGACGGCGACGCCGTGCCGTCCAACCCGGACAGCACGCTGGACGATGGCCTCAACGCCAACGAGCGCAGCCTGAAGTCCGAGCTGAAGGCGGAAAAGGAGGCCAAGGACGCCAAGGACGTGGAGCTGGACGAGACCGCGCACATCCTGTTCGACGCGATCGGCCTGATCCAGTCCAATCCGAAGCTGGCCGCCGAGGTGCTGCCCTACGGCGGCAAGTTCTCCGAGCGCACGGTGGCGGCCGCACCGACACCGGCCGCGGCATCGGCGGAGACCCGCACCAAGCCCTGA
- a CDS encoding M1 family metallopeptidase has translation MYPRLLSLALGAALGLTACTSATAAEPSTVRQPELTALTLSSGGPMPVEQTRVHFDHADLHFTLDIPHKRLAGDARLTFTATAPTDAVVLDLDRNLPISQITVNGKPMPASAWSNPEGRLRIALPHALAKGENVTVGVRYAGAPHVAKNAPWDGGFVWATAPDGKPWVATAVEGEGCDLFWPCIDQPTGKPDLVDTWVTVPKDLAAPGNGVLIGIENHGATRTWHWRIKRPDTYAITLNVGPFKELKGSYASRYGNTIPMEFWYLPEHEAQAKELFAGFKPMLDFFEQEIGPYPFGDEKMGVVETPHKGMEHQTINAYGNGYKMDGHGFDWLLQHEFAHEWFGNQVTNVNWDDMWLHEGFGTYMQPLYSQYLYGDMDYFDWLHQLRLMARDQRPIVSGERRTEDDVYNTHTGPGQDIYNKGALLLHTLRQLIGDDAFFTSIRELVYGRPDPKPGNFQPRYATTKDYIDIVDRVTGKDYGWFFKVYLYDAALPKLVEERHGDTLAFHWQTEHGEPFPMPLDVQVGHTVQTLPMTDGHGEVHAPPGTLVIADPHSKVLREMPHVEAFQRWLEQQKQARAKAGAKS, from the coding sequence ATGTATCCACGCCTGCTCTCGCTGGCGCTCGGCGCAGCACTCGGCCTCACCGCCTGCACCAGCGCGACTGCCGCCGAGCCCTCCACGGTCCGGCAGCCTGAACTGACCGCGCTGACGCTCAGCTCGGGCGGCCCGATGCCGGTGGAGCAGACGCGGGTGCATTTCGACCACGCCGACCTGCATTTCACGCTGGACATCCCGCACAAGCGGCTGGCCGGCGACGCGCGGCTGACCTTCACCGCCACCGCACCGACCGACGCGGTCGTGCTGGATCTGGATCGCAACCTGCCGATCTCGCAGATCACGGTGAACGGCAAACCGATGCCGGCCAGCGCCTGGAGCAATCCGGAAGGCCGCCTGCGCATCGCCCTGCCCCACGCGCTGGCCAAGGGCGAGAATGTCACCGTCGGCGTGCGCTACGCTGGCGCGCCCCACGTGGCGAAGAATGCCCCGTGGGACGGCGGCTTCGTCTGGGCCACCGCGCCCGATGGCAAGCCCTGGGTCGCCACCGCGGTGGAAGGCGAGGGCTGCGACCTGTTCTGGCCGTGCATCGACCAGCCCACCGGCAAGCCCGACCTGGTCGACACCTGGGTGACCGTGCCGAAGGACCTCGCCGCGCCCGGCAATGGCGTGCTGATCGGCATCGAGAACCATGGCGCCACGCGCACGTGGCACTGGCGCATCAAGCGCCCGGACACCTATGCGATCACCTTGAACGTGGGGCCGTTCAAGGAGCTCAAGGGCAGCTACGCCAGCCGCTACGGCAACACCATCCCGATGGAGTTCTGGTACCTGCCCGAGCACGAGGCGCAGGCGAAGGAGCTGTTCGCCGGCTTCAAGCCGATGCTGGATTTCTTCGAGCAGGAGATCGGCCCGTACCCGTTCGGGGACGAGAAGATGGGCGTGGTGGAAACCCCGCACAAGGGAATGGAACACCAGACCATCAACGCCTACGGCAACGGTTACAAGATGGACGGCCACGGGTTCGACTGGCTGCTGCAGCATGAATTTGCGCACGAGTGGTTCGGCAACCAGGTCACCAATGTGAACTGGGACGACATGTGGCTTCACGAGGGTTTCGGCACCTATATGCAGCCGCTTTACAGCCAGTACCTGTACGGCGACATGGACTACTTCGACTGGCTGCACCAGTTGCGGCTGATGGCGCGCGACCAGCGGCCCATCGTGTCGGGCGAGCGGCGCACCGAGGACGACGTCTACAACACCCATACCGGCCCGGGCCAGGACATCTACAACAAGGGAGCGCTGCTGCTGCACACGCTGCGCCAGCTGATTGGCGACGATGCGTTCTTCACCAGCATCCGCGAGCTGGTCTACGGCCGACCCGACCCGAAGCCCGGCAATTTCCAGCCGCGCTACGCCACCACGAAGGACTACATCGACATCGTGGACCGGGTCACCGGCAAGGACTACGGCTGGTTCTTCAAGGTGTACCTGTATGACGCCGCGCTGCCGAAGCTGGTCGAGGAGCGCCACGGCGACACGCTGGCGTTCCACTGGCAGACCGAACACGGCGAACCATTCCCGATGCCGCTGGATGTGCAGGTCGGCCACACGGTGCAGACGCTGCCGATGACCGACGGCCACGGCGAGGTGCACGCTCCACCGGGCACGCTGGTGATCGCCGACCCGCATTCGAAGGTGCTGCGCGAGATGCCGCACGTGGAGGCGTTCCAGCGGTGGCTGGAGCAGCAGAAGCAGGCCCGCGCGAAGGCTGGCGCAAAATCCTGA
- a CDS encoding tetratricopeptide repeat-containing sulfotransferase family protein, with translation MPDPAANLASAMAGAYNAGDMERVILLAAQAGDEADEGILALRGLAEQATGRYDHAVETFRQLAHQQPEVSAYWNNLGVACRLRGDADAAEQALSTARSVAPHDAEVLYNLGLVYIQQRRWPLAREILLDAVDCSPGFVEARLQAAYACYVCADNIGQEAMLAGAVNWPAQPAEQALILAAMLSTQGDLDAALHTLARARLPATPEDERLRLRIAAQRAVLYERSNHLDLARQELKLLPLAALDALPDDASQARAEGWRAHAALAMRAGTWADAAALYRRVLALRVDAEARASAAFGLAASCDRLGRHGDAWQALDAAHAAQLEIAREVVPELLAPDSQPLQVAEVDRAAHARWRPLVAPSSRQSPVFVVGFPRSGTTLLEQMLDAHPEFRSMDERAFIHELTERMEQVGQRYPDELANLGGTEVEQLRATYYRMVGRVLPDLGQHRLVDKNPLNMLCLPMIMRLFPQARIVLCLRHPCDVLLSCSMQSFRSPAFMVLCSSLQRLARGYVTAFEQWFRQVEVFAPRVLEWRYESVVEDLDRHLTELAAFLEVADASPMARFADHARTKRFISTPSYAQVTQGIHPGAVNRWHGYREQFEPVLPLLQPMIDRLGYSR, from the coding sequence ATGCCGGATCCCGCCGCCAACCTCGCCAGCGCCATGGCCGGCGCCTACAACGCCGGCGACATGGAGCGCGTCATTCTGCTGGCCGCACAAGCCGGCGACGAAGCCGACGAAGGCATCCTGGCGCTGCGTGGGCTTGCCGAGCAGGCCACCGGCCGCTACGACCATGCCGTAGAGACGTTTCGCCAGTTGGCACATCAACAGCCGGAGGTCTCCGCCTACTGGAACAACCTGGGCGTCGCCTGCCGGCTGCGCGGTGATGCGGATGCCGCCGAGCAAGCCCTGTCGACAGCCAGATCGGTCGCCCCGCACGACGCTGAAGTGCTTTACAACCTAGGCTTGGTTTACATCCAGCAGCGACGCTGGCCGCTGGCGCGGGAGATCCTGCTCGACGCAGTGGACTGCTCGCCCGGCTTCGTCGAGGCCCGCCTGCAGGCCGCTTACGCCTGTTACGTCTGCGCGGACAACATCGGTCAGGAAGCCATGCTTGCCGGAGCCGTCAACTGGCCGGCCCAACCAGCAGAGCAGGCATTGATCCTGGCCGCGATGTTGTCGACCCAGGGCGACCTGGACGCGGCCCTGCACACGCTGGCAAGGGCGCGGTTGCCGGCGACCCCGGAAGACGAGCGCCTGCGGCTGCGCATCGCCGCCCAGCGGGCCGTGCTCTACGAGCGAAGCAACCATCTGGACCTTGCACGGCAGGAGCTGAAGCTGTTGCCGCTGGCCGCTCTCGATGCGCTGCCGGACGATGCGAGCCAGGCACGTGCAGAGGGCTGGCGCGCGCATGCTGCACTGGCGATGCGTGCCGGCACCTGGGCCGATGCCGCGGCGCTGTACCGGCGCGTGCTCGCGCTGCGCGTGGATGCCGAAGCGCGTGCCAGTGCCGCCTTCGGCCTGGCCGCCTCCTGCGATCGGCTGGGGCGGCACGGCGACGCGTGGCAGGCTCTCGACGCCGCCCATGCCGCGCAACTGGAGATAGCGCGCGAGGTGGTGCCGGAACTGCTCGCGCCGGACAGCCAGCCGTTACAGGTGGCCGAGGTCGACCGTGCCGCGCATGCCCGCTGGCGGCCGCTCGTCGCCCCTTCGAGCCGGCAGAGTCCTGTCTTCGTGGTCGGCTTCCCCCGCTCGGGCACCACGCTGCTGGAGCAGATGCTCGACGCCCATCCGGAGTTCCGCTCGATGGACGAGCGCGCCTTCATCCACGAACTGACCGAACGCATGGAGCAGGTCGGCCAGCGCTACCCCGACGAGCTGGCGAACCTGGGCGGGACCGAGGTCGAGCAGTTGCGGGCGACGTACTACCGGATGGTAGGACGCGTGCTGCCGGATCTCGGGCAGCACCGACTGGTCGACAAGAACCCGCTCAACATGTTGTGCCTGCCGATGATCATGCGGCTGTTCCCGCAGGCGCGCATCGTCCTGTGTCTGCGCCACCCCTGCGACGTGCTGCTCAGCTGCAGCATGCAGTCGTTCCGCTCGCCCGCCTTCATGGTGCTGTGCTCGTCCCTGCAACGGCTCGCGCGCGGTTACGTTACAGCCTTCGAACAGTGGTTCCGTCAAGTAGAGGTGTTCGCACCCCGGGTACTCGAGTGGCGCTATGAATCGGTCGTGGAAGACCTGGATCGCCACCTCACGGAGCTGGCCGCATTTCTGGAGGTCGCCGATGCATCGCCGATGGCCCGCTTCGCGGACCATGCCCGGACCAAGCGCTTCATCAGCACCCCAAGCTACGCCCAGGTCACCCAGGGCATTCATCCAGGGGCGGTCAACCGCTGGCACGGCTATCGCGAGCAGTTCGAGCCGGTACTGCCCCTGCTGCAACCGATGATCGACCGCCTCGGCTACAGCCGCTGA
- a CDS encoding TonB-dependent receptor domain-containing protein translates to MKYDLNRLSSAVRLALCAGIFSVAGAAQAQATTPDNPEPTGQTALPSKKDAKTLQSVVVTGSLIKRVDVETASPVVTLDRSTLTNSGKPVLGDVLQQLPSISGNATNPQNNSNGGGVASPLLEAGDGASRVSLRGLGINRTLVLVDGQRMSNPDINLIPPDMIERVDVLAEGASTVYGSDAIGGVVNFILRKNYKGAQFSLNDGISSHGDAKRHGFNLTAGTTGDRYSIAAGLDYNKYDETLAARRRFSRQQLYLSSGAVVPAGSSSIPTGRIQVPASIAAQYGCAVNSSGTSQVTLASGDGSALGDYRCRLASDTYNYAALNYIQTAQKRTNGFVLGSFNITDNVTAFVDAFYNHTVSSGQDAPSPVGTGDGLIISSSNPINPFGITFSQNPVAGDPNSGYNFQTRLTGAGTRVHSYTTNTGQVNAGLRGAFGQSSSWIWDASINYSHTKRDQRDTNEVDIPALQAAVDGGANIFNQADPSVGSLLSQGVKTPIYVFTQSTKQAQVDASGELWDLPAGAMQLSVGALYRKQFMNYTVSDFAVLNPVTTTCQILQEACGSPGRGSFDVKEIFAETLIPLLSDKPWARSLNIDLGVRSSNYSTTGTTTNGKVAIEWRPTDDLLVRGTVSQVFRAPNLNELYDGRTLVQPNLNDPCVGLSAAELAAHPVACQYVPVNWAGNSPAQVNTFYSGAATVGAKLKPEKGKSIDMGLVYDPDWLPGLSTSLDFWHIYLSDTLTAIQADTVVGSCFNNSASPYCSFIHREDNTSRQPGQVFLINTPVVNLGNLSTSGIDYTLRYKLPHFNLGSIDPGNFRAALNTSYTSTYNVNATPGQPGARTINYAGTFTPQFGNIARWRGTVTLNWDKGNWNAQWQSRYINHLTALNADAAISGVNIPVASVIYHSFQLGYAVPSIHTRFDIGVDNIFDKQPPLLYQNGSNYNVDTATYDVLGRYYWARATVKF, encoded by the coding sequence ATGAAATACGACTTGAATCGCTTGTCTTCAGCAGTGCGGCTGGCGTTGTGCGCGGGGATCTTCTCGGTGGCTGGAGCGGCGCAGGCACAGGCCACGACGCCGGATAACCCGGAACCCACCGGGCAGACGGCACTACCGTCCAAGAAGGACGCAAAGACATTGCAGTCGGTGGTGGTGACCGGCTCGCTGATCAAGCGCGTCGACGTGGAAACGGCCAGTCCGGTCGTGACGCTGGATCGATCGACCCTCACCAATTCGGGCAAGCCCGTGCTCGGCGACGTGCTGCAGCAGCTGCCGAGCATCTCGGGCAACGCCACCAATCCACAGAACAACAGCAACGGTGGCGGCGTGGCCAGCCCGCTGCTGGAAGCCGGCGATGGCGCCTCACGCGTCTCGCTGCGCGGCCTGGGGATCAATCGCACGCTGGTGCTGGTCGATGGCCAGCGCATGTCCAACCCGGACATCAACCTGATCCCGCCGGACATGATCGAGCGCGTCGATGTGCTGGCCGAGGGTGCGTCCACCGTCTACGGCTCGGACGCGATCGGTGGTGTCGTCAACTTCATCCTGCGCAAGAACTACAAGGGCGCGCAGTTCAGCCTCAATGACGGCATTTCCAGCCACGGCGACGCCAAGCGGCACGGGTTCAACCTGACCGCAGGCACCACGGGCGACCGGTACAGCATTGCCGCCGGTCTGGACTACAACAAGTACGATGAGACGCTGGCCGCGCGGCGCAGGTTCTCCCGGCAGCAGTTGTACCTGTCCAGCGGTGCAGTGGTGCCGGCGGGTTCCAGCTCGATCCCGACCGGCCGCATCCAGGTGCCGGCGTCGATCGCCGCCCAGTACGGCTGCGCCGTCAACTCGTCGGGCACCTCCCAGGTGACCCTGGCGTCGGGCGATGGCTCGGCACTGGGCGACTACCGTTGCCGGCTGGCCTCGGACACCTACAACTATGCGGCGCTCAACTACATCCAGACCGCTCAGAAGCGCACCAACGGTTTCGTGCTGGGCAGCTTCAACATCACCGACAACGTCACCGCGTTCGTCGATGCGTTCTACAACCACACGGTGTCGAGCGGACAGGATGCGCCCTCGCCGGTGGGCACCGGTGATGGCCTGATCATCTCCTCCAGCAACCCGATCAATCCGTTCGGCATCACCTTCAGCCAGAACCCGGTCGCCGGCGACCCGAACAGCGGCTACAACTTCCAGACCCGCCTGACCGGTGCCGGCACGCGCGTGCACAGCTACACCACCAATACCGGACAGGTAAACGCGGGGCTGCGCGGTGCCTTCGGCCAGTCGAGCAGCTGGATCTGGGACGCCTCGATCAACTACAGCCATACCAAGCGCGACCAGCGGGACACCAACGAGGTGGACATCCCGGCGCTGCAGGCGGCGGTCGACGGTGGCGCGAATATCTTCAACCAGGCCGATCCGAGCGTCGGCTCGCTGTTGAGCCAGGGCGTGAAGACGCCGATCTACGTGTTTACCCAGTCGACCAAGCAGGCGCAGGTCGATGCCAGCGGCGAGCTGTGGGACCTGCCGGCCGGCGCGATGCAGCTGTCCGTCGGCGCGCTGTATCGAAAGCAATTCATGAACTACACCGTGAGCGACTTCGCGGTGCTCAACCCGGTCACGACCACCTGCCAGATCCTGCAGGAAGCCTGCGGTTCGCCCGGGCGCGGCAGCTTCGACGTCAAGGAAATCTTCGCCGAGACGCTGATCCCGCTGCTTTCGGACAAGCCCTGGGCCCGCTCGCTGAACATCGACCTGGGCGTGCGCAGCTCCAACTACAGCACCACCGGCACCACCACCAACGGCAAGGTGGCGATCGAATGGCGCCCGACCGACGACCTGCTGGTGCGCGGCACGGTGTCCCAGGTGTTCCGCGCGCCCAATCTCAACGAGCTCTACGATGGCCGCACGCTGGTCCAGCCGAACCTCAACGACCCTTGCGTCGGGCTGAGCGCGGCCGAACTGGCGGCGCATCCCGTGGCCTGCCAGTACGTCCCGGTGAACTGGGCAGGCAACTCGCCGGCGCAGGTCAACACGTTCTATTCCGGTGCGGCCACGGTGGGTGCCAAGCTGAAGCCGGAAAAGGGCAAGTCCATCGACATGGGCCTGGTCTATGACCCCGACTGGTTGCCGGGCCTGTCCACCAGCCTCGACTTCTGGCACATCTACCTGTCCGATACCCTCACGGCCATCCAGGCCGATACGGTGGTCGGCTCGTGCTTCAACAACAGCGCCAGCCCGTATTGCTCGTTCATCCACCGTGAGGACAACACCAGCCGACAACCCGGCCAGGTGTTCCTGATCAACACCCCGGTGGTCAACCTGGGCAACCTGAGCACCAGCGGCATCGACTACACGCTGCGCTACAAGCTGCCGCACTTCAACCTGGGCAGCATCGACCCGGGCAACTTCCGGGCGGCACTGAATACCAGCTACACCTCCACGTACAACGTCAATGCCACCCCTGGGCAGCCGGGTGCCAGGACCATCAACTACGCCGGGACGTTCACCCCGCAGTTCGGCAACATCGCGCGCTGGCGCGGCACGGTCACGCTCAACTGGGACAAGGGCAACTGGAACGCCCAGTGGCAGTCGCGCTACATCAACCACCTGACCGCCCTCAACGCCGATGCCGCCATTTCCGGTGTAAACATCCCGGTGGCTTCGGTGATCTACCACTCGTTCCAGCTGGGCTATGCGGTGCCGTCGATCCACACCCGCTTCGACATCGGCGTGGACAATATCTTCGACAAGCAACCGCCGCTGCTGTACCAGAACGGTTCCAACTACAACGTGGACACCGCCACCTACGACGTGCTCGGACGCTACTACTGGGCCCGCGCGACGGTGAAGTTCTGA
- a CDS encoding aspartyl/asparaginyl beta-hydroxylase domain-containing protein produces MNTPMDHQAEDPVERRRAQALEALQRGDVLLAEQAFARLLEQLPDDAEALQFLASRELERGHVTRAVERLRAARLAHPRDAAILHQLGAAQVLAGDPGGAEDSLREALRLAPGMFVARLRLGVVLEQQGRSREAAMVYLGAINAAQAQRRWLSDETTAPGLRDAVKHAARHVAATRRELFDAVIEPLRQRYGRAELARVDQCLAIYLHELPPPLPDPRQRPLFLYFPGVPSQPLYPRERFPEHARLEAAVEAIRGELRTVLAGADDPLEPFLGATTAEAEAARLLESTGAQEAGWDAFFFYRHGERYDDNCARCPRTSALLDTLPLVRIRDHAPETLYSVLRPGTHILPHRGVTNTRLVTHLPLIVPPDCALRVGGQTHVWEEGRCITFDDTFEHEAWNRSGQTRVVLIMDSWNPDLTEAERLAVTDLVAAIGDFNRPAP; encoded by the coding sequence ATGAACACGCCAATGGACCACCAGGCAGAGGACCCCGTCGAGCGCCGTCGAGCACAGGCGCTTGAGGCATTGCAGCGCGGAGACGTCTTACTTGCCGAACAGGCCTTCGCGCGTCTGCTCGAACAGCTTCCGGACGACGCCGAGGCGTTGCAGTTCCTGGCCTCACGCGAACTCGAGCGGGGCCATGTGACGCGTGCGGTCGAACGATTGCGCGCCGCAAGACTGGCGCACCCGCGGGACGCGGCCATCCTCCATCAGCTTGGGGCGGCGCAGGTACTGGCCGGCGACCCTGGTGGCGCCGAGGACAGCTTGCGGGAGGCACTGCGGCTGGCACCAGGCATGTTCGTGGCGCGACTGCGCCTGGGTGTGGTGCTCGAGCAACAGGGACGATCGCGCGAAGCCGCGATGGTTTATCTGGGCGCCATCAACGCCGCGCAGGCGCAGCGGCGCTGGCTCAGCGACGAAACCACCGCCCCCGGCCTGCGCGACGCGGTGAAACATGCCGCCCGACATGTCGCCGCCACGCGCCGAGAGTTGTTCGATGCGGTCATCGAGCCGTTGCGCCAGCGCTACGGACGCGCGGAGCTGGCCCGGGTCGACCAGTGCCTGGCCATCTACCTGCACGAACTGCCGCCCCCTTTGCCCGATCCTCGGCAGCGCCCGTTGTTCCTGTATTTCCCCGGCGTACCCAGCCAGCCGCTCTATCCGCGCGAGCGCTTTCCCGAGCACGCCCGACTGGAGGCAGCGGTCGAGGCCATCCGCGGGGAACTGCGCACCGTGCTGGCAGGCGCCGACGACCCGCTCGAGCCATTCCTCGGCGCGACCACTGCCGAGGCAGAAGCGGCCCGACTGCTCGAGTCCACCGGCGCGCAAGAGGCCGGTTGGGATGCGTTCTTCTTCTACCGGCACGGCGAGCGCTATGACGACAACTGCGCGCGCTGCCCGCGCACCAGCGCATTGCTGGACACCTTGCCGCTGGTGCGGATTCGCGACCATGCCCCGGAAACCCTCTACTCGGTGCTGCGCCCCGGCACCCACATCCTGCCGCACCGTGGCGTGACCAATACCCGGCTGGTCACTCATCTCCCGCTGATCGTGCCGCCGGATTGCGCCTTGCGCGTGGGTGGCCAGACCCATGTGTGGGAAGAAGGCCGCTGTATCACCTTCGACGACACCTTCGAGCACGAAGCGTGGAACCGCAGCGGGCAAACCCGCGTGGTACTGATCATGGACAGCTGGAACCCCGATCTCACCGAAGCGGAGCGCCTGGCGGTGACCGACCTGGTCGCGGCCATCGGGGATTTCAACCGACCCGCGCCCTGA